In Pseudonocardia sp. DSM 110487, the sequence TCGGCCTGCTCGACTGGTTGGTCCCCATGATCGCGGGTGCGACCGTCGCCGCCGTGCTCGGCCTGCTCATCCAACAGGTCTTCCTCCAGTGGAACGAAGGACAGGAGCTCCGGCAGGCCCTGATCACGCTGGCGATCACCGTCGTGCTGGCCGACCAGATGCTGCGTGAGTTCGGCGGCCTGGCGCAACGGATGGTCTGGCCGGGGGCCGTGACGTACTTCTTCTCGGTCTTCGGCGAGAGGTACGCGGTGTCCCGCCTGTTCATGCTCGGTGTCGCGGTGCTCGTCGGGGCGCTGTTGTGGCTGTGGCTGAGCAGAACCCGCATGGGCATGGTGATCCGCGCGGGCGTGGACGACCGGCAGATGGTGCGCGCGTTGGGCATCAACATCAGGCTGGTGTTCGCCGTGACGTTCTTCGTCGGGTCGTTCCTCGCGGGCCTCGGAGGGGTGCTCGGGGCGTCGTTCGCCGGGGCGGCACCCGGAATCGACGGCAGCTGGCTGCTCAACTCGCTCGTCGTGGTGATCATCGGAGGAATGGGCTCCCTGAAAGGGGCCGCTGCGGGTTCCCTCCTGTACGGGACCGTCGTGGCGTTCTCTCCCGCATACCTGCCCAGCGACTACTCGTACTACGCCATCATCGTCACCTTCGCCCTGCTCGCGATGGTGCTGGCGATCCGGCCCTACGGGCTGTACGGGAGGCCGGCATGAGCGCCCGCGCACTGCTGACGCGAGGCAACCTCGCCTTCGCCCTGCTGATGGTCGTCCTGTTCGTCATCCCCACGGTCGCTTCCACGTTCTTCATCAACTTCGTGATGACGCAGACCATGATTCTCGGGATGGCGGCGGCGACGATCGTGTTCCTGGCCAAGTACGGCGGGATGACCTCGTTGGCGCAGCTCCTGTTGTTCGGGGTGGCCGGGTTCATGTTCGGCAACGCGGCACTCGAGGTCGGGGCCCGCGGCCTGAACCTCGGGTGGGGCCCGTGGGCG encodes:
- a CDS encoding branched-chain amino acid ABC transporter permease yields the protein MTAATSGTELPPSARDRWAGMRRPPTLGAAAAFVALALWVAFFADATPAGSMAANPGNFVVTALDAVTFAGLLFVAGSGFTLIFGLMRTVNMAHGSLFLLAAYIAVRVQQAMVGRTRNIEPADVGLLDWLVPMIAGATVAAVLGLLIQQVFLQWNEGQELRQALITLAITVVLADQMLREFGGLAQRMVWPGAVTYFFSVFGERYAVSRLFMLGVAVLVGALLWLWLSRTRMGMVIRAGVDDRQMVRALGINIRLVFAVTFFVGSFLAGLGGVLGASFAGAAPGIDGSWLLNSLVVVIIGGMGSLKGAAAGSLLYGTVVAFSPAYLPSDYSYYAIIVTFALLAMVLAIRPYGLYGRPA